From the Thermus brockianus genome, the window TCATGAACGAGCTGGAAGAGGGGCTCAAGCACCACTCCCTGATCTCCGACGAGAAGACCAAGGAGCGCTACAAGGCCCTCCTCCAGGAGGTCAAGGCGGAGTACGCCGAGATCGTCCGCAACGAGGTGCAACGGGCCATCGCCGCTGACGAGGAGGCCTTAAACCGCCTCTTCCACAACTACATTGACCACGTGAAGGCCTACGTGCTGGGGGAAAAGGTGAAAAACCCCTACACCGGGGCCCCCGAGCCCCCCAACGAAAGGCTCATGCGCTCGGTGGAGGAGCGGATTGAGATCCCCGAGTCCCGCAAGGACGACTTCCGCCGGGAGATCATGAACTACATCGGGGCTCTGGCCCTGGAGGGGCGGCAGTTCACCTACAAGGACAACGACCGCCTCCGCCGCGCCCTGGAGCTCAAGCTCTTTGAGGACCAGAAGGACACCATCCGGCTCTCCGCCCTGGTCTCGGGGGTGGTGGACCCGGAGACCCAGGCCAAGATTGACGTGGTGAAGGCGAGGCTCATCCGCGACCACGGCTACTGCGAGCACTGCGCCGCAGGCGTCCTCGAGTTCGCCGCCTCCCTCTTCGCCCGGAGCGAACGATGACCCCTGGGGAAGGCTTCCTGCCCATCGCCCGCGACCTGGAGCGCTTCAAGGAGATCGTCCGGGGCGAGGTGAAGAAAAGGGCCCGGGAGTTCCTGACCCGGGAGGAGCTCTTCGGCCAGGTGGAGGGGCGGCTCGTCTCCATCCCCTTGCCCCAGCTGGAGTTGCCCAAGATCGTCTACGGCGAGCCCATAGGGGAAGGCCTGGGCCTTGGGGGGCCGGGGGACGAGGCTCTTGGCCCCGGGGGGCACATCCCCGTGGCCGAGCTGGAGCTGGAGGAGTTTTTGGACCTCATGGGGGAGGCCCTGCGCCTGCCCCGCCTCCTGCCCAAGGGGGAGGGGGAGGTCACGGAGGAAGCCTTCCGCTACACCACCATCGCCCGCAAGGGCCCAAGGGGGCTTCGCCACGTGCGCCGCACCCTGAAGGAAAGCCTTAGGCGGGCCCTCCTCACCGGGGAGTACCGCCCGGAAGACCCCCTCCTGGTGCCCGAAAGGGAGGACCTCCGCTACAAGGCCGCCAAGCGCCGGCCAAAGCCCCACGCCCAGGCGGTGGTCCTCTTCGCCCTGGACGTTTCGGGGAGCATGCGGGAGGAGGAGCTAAGGCTGGTGAAAACCCTTTCCTTCTGGATCACCCTCTGGATCAAGCGCCACTTCCCCCGCCTGGAAAGGCGCTACCTCCTCCACGACGCCGAGGCGTGGGAGGTTTCCGAGGAGGAGTTCTTCCGCGCCCGGGAGGGCGGGGGTACCAGGCTTTCCAGTCCCCTCCTCCTGGCCGAGGAAATCCTCAAGGCCTACCCTGAGGCCTTCTACAACCGCTACCTCTACCACTTCTCCGACGGGGAGAACTGGCAAGGGGATACCCCCTTGGCCCTCGAGGCCCTAAAGCGCCTCCTTCCCTCCCTCGCCCTCTACGGCTACGCCCAGGTGGAGGGCCCCTACGGCCAGGGCCGCTTCCTGGAGGATTTGCGGGAAGCCTTGGGGGGCCAGGAGGGCCTCGCCACCGCCGAGGTGCGGGGCCGGGAGGACCTTCCCCAAGCCCTCAGGCGCCTTTTGGGAGGCTAGCGTGGAGAAGGAGCTTCGCCACTGGGCTGAGCGCCTGCGGGAAAGGGCGGAAGCCCTGGGGCTTTCCTTTCCCCCCGTCCTCTTTGAGGAGGTCACCCCCGAGGAGATGGCCATGCTGGCCGCCTACGGGGGCTTCCCCCGCCGCTACCCCCACTGGCGGTGGGGGAGCGAGTACCTGCGCTACCGCGAAACCTACCGCTACGGCCTTGGGCGCATCTACGAGCTGGTGGTGAATACCCACCCCGTGCAGGCCTACCTTCTCAAGGGGAACACCCTCCTCGCCCAAAAACTGGTCATGGCCCACGTCTACGCCCACGCCGACTTCTTCCACCACAACCTGGCGTTCAAGCCCATCCCCAAGGACATGCTGGACGAGATGGCCCACCACGCCACCTATGTGGAAAAGGCCATGGAGCGGCACGGGACCAGGGCGGTGGAGGAGTTCTTGGACCTAGCCCTTTCCCTGGAGAACCTGATAGACCCCCACGCCCCCTACATCCAAAGGCCGGAAGGGCCAGAGGAGGAAAAGCCCCAAGCCCGGCTTAGGGTGCGCCCCTACCTGGACCCCTTCGTGAACCCGCCCCCCGGGTTTCCCAAGGAGGCGGAGGAAGGGGCAAGCCCCAAGCCCCTCCCCCCAAGGCCCACCCGGGACATCCTGGGCTTCCTGGTCCAGCACGCCCCCCTGGCCCCCTGGCAGAAGGGGATCCTGGAGATCATCCGGGAAGAAAGCCTCTACTACGCTCCCCAGGTCGCCACGAAAATCCTCAACGAGGGCTGGGCCACCTACTGGCACACCCAGATCCTCCTCCCCCTCCTCACCCCCGAGGAGGCCCTGGAGTTCGCCGAGCTCCAAGCAGGCCTCCTCGCCCCCCACGGGCTTAACCCCTACCGCCTGGGCTACCACCTCCTCAAGGAGGTGGAGGAGCGCTGGGACAAGGGGCGGTTTGGCCCCGGGTACGAGGCCCTGCCCTTGGGGGAAAAGCTCCGCTACGAGAGACCCACCGGGGAAGGGAGGCGGAAGCTCTTCCAGGTGCGCACCATCTACACCGACCTCCCCTTCCTGGAGGAGTTCCTCACCCCCGAGTTCGCCCTGCGCCAGGGCCTCTTGGGGCCCGAGGACCTGGAAGGGTTTTCCCAGGCCAAAAAGGCCCTCCTTTTCCGCCTCACCAACGCTGGCTACCCCATCGTGGAGCTATGGGACGCCAACTACCAGAACCGGGGCGAGCTCCTTTTGGTCCACGCCTACGAAGGGGTGGAGCTGGACCTGAAAAAAACGCAGGCGGTGCTGGAGAACCTGCACCGCCTCTGGGGACGGCCCGTGCACCTCAAGACCGTGGTGGGGGGAAAGGAACGCCTCCTTTCCGCCGGGACCTAGCGGAGGACCCGAAGGTAGCCCAAAAGCACCGCCTCGGAAAGCTCCCCCAGGTGCCGGGCCACAAGCCGCCCCTCCCGGTCAAAGAAGAAGGTGGTGGGTAGGCCTTGCACCCCCAGGGCCTGGGAGAGCCGGGTTTCCGGGTCCAGCAAGACCCAGTCCGCCGTCAGGCCCTCTTCCTCCACAAACGAGCGCACCACCGCCGGGCCCTCCCCTTGGCTCACGAAGGCGAAGCGCACGTCCGGGTTTTCCTGGGCCAGGCGCACCATCATGGGGAGCTCGCGGCGGCAAGGGGGGCACCAGGTGGCCCAGGCGTTCAGGACAAGGGGTTTTCCCCGAAAGTCCTGGAGGTTCACCGGGGTGCCCCCCAAGGTGGTGAGGGAAAGGGAAGGGAGCGTCGCCTCCTGCTTTGTTCCTCCCCGGGTGAGGAAAAGACCCACCACGAGCCCTGCCGCTAAGGCGGGCACGAGGGCGTAGCGCCAAAGGTGCTTGGGCAAGACCATGAGCGTGTACCCTCCCGAAGCCAGGATACCCCAAAGGGGGTCAAACCCCCCTTGCCAGACGTAGAGGACGGAAAGGGGGTCGCGGGCGTAAACGGAAAGGTTTTCCAGGACGAACCCGAGCCGCGCCCCTAAAAGCCCTACCAGGATGGCGTTGTAGGCCCAAGGGGCAAGCTTTTGATCCACCCTTCGGGCCAGGACCTCCGCCGCCACCACCCCCGCCAAGAGGGCCAGGGCCACCTGGACCCGGGCCCAGGGAATGGCGAAAGGGCCAAGCTGCAGGGCGTCCATCAGCGGACCAGGGGGTAGCCGGCGCTCTCTATGGCCAACACGCCCCCCTCCACGTTGTAGAGGTTGGTATAGCCCTTCCCCTTCAGGTACTCCGCCGCCTGGCGGCTCCGGTTGCCGCTACGGCAGTAGAGGTAGACGGGCTTGTCCTTGGGAAGGGTGTCCGCCCAGCGGGCCACCTCCTCCACGGGGAGGTTGATGGCCCCGGGCACGTGCCCCTGGGCAAACTCCTGGGGCGTGCGCACGTCCACCACATAGGCCCCGGAACCCAAGGCCCGGTAGAGCTCCTCCGGGCCCACGTTCTGGTAGCTCCCCTTGGGCCCGCAGGCGAAGAGGAGGAGGGGGAGAAGGGCAAGAAGGGCGCGGCGGGTCATCTTAGGCCTGGACCCCCACGGCCTTGCGGATGGCCTGGAGGAACTGGGAAAGGGGCTGGGCCCCGAGCACCCGCTCCTTGCCCTCGTTGATGATGGTGTCGGGTACCCCGTGGATGTGGTAGCGGTTGGAAAGCTCGGGGAACTCGTTGGCCTCCACCATCTCGCCCCAAACCTTGGGGGAGGCGTAAGCCATGCGGTGGGCGGTGCGCACCGCCTGCGGGCAGTAGGGGCAGGTGGGGGTAACGAAGACCTGGAGCCGCACCTCCTCGGGGAGGCTATTCAGCTCCTGGACCACGTTCTCCGGCAGGCCGTGCCCATCCCGGCCCAGCATCTCCAGGTCCTCGAGGAGGCTTGCGAACTCGTAGCCCGCCGGGATACCCCGGTAGCGGAGGTTTATGGCCTCGGAACCCTTCTCCCGCAGGATCAGGGTGGGGGCCGCCTCCACCTGGTAGGCCTTGGCCTTCTCCTGACCCTCGGGGGTGGCGAGGTCGTAGACCACCAAGTGGAGCTTGTCGGAAAGGCCAGCGAGCTCCTCCAGAAGCTGCTTGGTTTCCTTGCAGTAAAGGCAGGGCTCCTTGCCCGGGGCGATGAGGGTGGAGGAGTCGGTGAAAAGCACCATCTCCACATCCCGGGTCAGGGTGGAAAGCCGCTCGCGCACGATTTCCTGTTCCTTTGGTCCCAGCAACGGCATCGCTTCCTCCTTCGGTCAGATACCCCCGTAGGGGTACGTCCTTTGACAAATATAGCAGATGGGGCCCTTCCTTCATAGGGGGGAGGCTCACGTTGCCCGGGCTTGACACCCTGTACCCCCATAGGGTATGTTCAGGCCGAGGGGACAAAGGTCCCGATAGGGAGGTAAAGCCATGATCTTCCGGCAGATCTACGAGGAAGGCCTCGCCCAGATGAGCTACCTGCTGGGATGCGCCGCCACCGGGGAAGCCTTGGTGGTGGACCCCAAACGGGACGTGGACACCTATCTGGAGCTCGCCCAGAGCCTGGGCCTCCGCATCACCGCCATCGCCGAAACCCACATCCACGCCGACTACCTCTCGGGGGCCCGGGAGCTCGCCAAGGCCACCGGGGCCACCTTGTACCTCTCCGACGAGGGAGACGAGAACTGGAAGTACCGGGGCCTGGAAGGCTTCTCCTACGTCCTCCTCAAGGACGGGGATGCGTTTAAGGTGGGGAACATCCGCGTTCAAGCGGTGCACACCCCCGGCCACACCCCCGAACACCTCTCCTTCCTGGTGGCGGACGGGGCGGTGACGGACGAGCCCCTCCTTTTCCTCACCGGGGACTTCGTCTTTGTGGGGGACGTGGGCCGGCCCGACCTCTTGGAGGAGGCCGCCGGGTTTAAGGGCACGGCGGAACCTGGGGCCCGGCGCATGTTCCAAAGCCTAAAGGAAAAGTTCCTCACCCTTCCCGACCACGTGCAGGTCTGGCCCGGCCACGGGGCAGGGAGCGCCTGCGGCAAGGCCCTGGGAGCCCTTCCCGCCACCACCGTGGGCTACGAGCGCCGCCACGCCTGGTGGGCGGAGTACCTGGAAAGGAACGACGAGGCCGGTTTCGTGAAGGCCCTCCTAAAGGGCCAGCCGGAAGCCCCCACCTACTTCAAGGAGATGAAGCGGCTAAACCGGGACGGGATGCCCATCCTGGGCGGCGTGCCCCACCCGGGCCGCCTTACCCAGGCCCAGTTCCTCCGTTGGCTCCGGGAAGGGGCCATCCTGGTGGATACCCGGGACAAGTTCGCCTTCGCCGGGGGGCACCTGAAGGGGGCCATCAACATCCCCGCAGGAAAGAACTTCGCCACCTGGGCGGGCTGGCTTCTCCCCTACGACCGGCCCCTCGTCCTCCTCGCCCACCCCTCGGAGGTGGAGGCCCTCACCCGGGCCCTCATCCGCATCGGCCTGGATGAGGTGGTGGGGTACATCCCGGGGCTTCAGGGGTACGCCGAGGGCGAGCTGGAAACCGTGCCCCAGATCACCGCCAGGGAGGCCAAGGCCCTTTGGGAGCGGGGGGAGGCGGTGGTCTTGGACGTGCGGGGGCGGGACGAGTACCTGGCAGGGCACATCCCGGGCGCCCTGAACATCCATGCGGGCCGCATCCTCGCCCACCTGGACCGGCTTCCCAAGGACAAGCCCTTGATCGTCCACTGCGTGGGTGGGGACCGCTCCAGCACGGCCATCTCCGCCCTCCTCTCCCACGGGTTCGGGAACGCCCTGAACCTCACCGGGGGATTAGGGCCTGGCAGGAGGCGGGCTTCCCCGTGGTGAAGGGCGAGGAGCTGGTAACCGCCTAAGGAGGTCCCTCATGTACGAGACGCCCGTGAAAGACCTTTCCCCCGAGGAGGCCAAGCGGCTTTACGAGGAAGGCGTGCCCTTCTTTGACGTGCGCGAGGTGGAGGAGTACGCCCAAGCCCGCATCCCCGGGGCCCGCCTCCTTCCCCTTTCCGAGTTCATGGCCCGCTTTGGGGAAATCCCCAAGGATCGGCCCGTGGTCCTCTACTGCCGCACGGGCAACCGCTCCTGGCAGGCGGCAGCCTGGCTCACCGCCCAGGGGTACCAGGTGTACAACC encodes:
- a CDS encoding DUF444 family protein; its protein translation is MTPGEGFLPIARDLERFKEIVRGEVKKRAREFLTREELFGQVEGRLVSIPLPQLELPKIVYGEPIGEGLGLGGPGDEALGPGGHIPVAELELEEFLDLMGEALRLPRLLPKGEGEVTEEAFRYTTIARKGPRGLRHVRRTLKESLRRALLTGEYRPEDPLLVPEREDLRYKAAKRRPKPHAQAVVLFALDVSGSMREEELRLVKTLSFWITLWIKRHFPRLERRYLLHDAEAWEVSEEEFFRAREGGGTRLSSPLLLAEEILKAYPEAFYNRYLYHFSDGENWQGDTPLALEALKRLLPSLALYGYAQVEGPYGQGRFLEDLREALGGQEGLATAEVRGREDLPQALRRLLGG
- a CDS encoding SpoVR family protein, encoding MEKELRHWAERLRERAEALGLSFPPVLFEEVTPEEMAMLAAYGGFPRRYPHWRWGSEYLRYRETYRYGLGRIYELVVNTHPVQAYLLKGNTLLAQKLVMAHVYAHADFFHHNLAFKPIPKDMLDEMAHHATYVEKAMERHGTRAVEEFLDLALSLENLIDPHAPYIQRPEGPEEEKPQARLRVRPYLDPFVNPPPGFPKEAEEGASPKPLPPRPTRDILGFLVQHAPLAPWQKGILEIIREESLYYAPQVATKILNEGWATYWHTQILLPLLTPEEALEFAELQAGLLAPHGLNPYRLGYHLLKEVEERWDKGRFGPGYEALPLGEKLRYERPTGEGRRKLFQVRTIYTDLPFLEEFLTPEFALRQGLLGPEDLEGFSQAKKALLFRLTNAGYPIVELWDANYQNRGELLLVHAYEGVELDLKKTQAVLENLHRLWGRPVHLKTVVGGKERLLSAGT
- a CDS encoding TlpA disulfide reductase family protein encodes the protein MDALQLGPFAIPWARVQVALALLAGVVAAEVLARRVDQKLAPWAYNAILVGLLGARLGFVLENLSVYARDPLSVLYVWQGGFDPLWGILASGGYTLMVLPKHLWRYALVPALAAGLVVGLFLTRGGTKQEATLPSLSLTTLGGTPVNLQDFRGKPLVLNAWATWCPPCRRELPMMVRLAQENPDVRFAFVSQGEGPAVVRSFVEEEGLTADWVLLDPETRLSQALGVQGLPTTFFFDREGRLVARHLGELSEAVLLGYLRVLR
- a CDS encoding rhodanese-like domain-containing protein, with product MTRRALLALLPLLLFACGPKGSYQNVGPEELYRALGSGAYVVDVRTPQEFAQGHVPGAINLPVEEVARWADTLPKDKPVYLYCRSGNRSRQAAEYLKGKGYTNLYNVEGGVLAIESAGYPLVR
- the pdo gene encoding protein disulfide oxidoreductase; this encodes MPLLGPKEQEIVRERLSTLTRDVEMVLFTDSSTLIAPGKEPCLYCKETKQLLEELAGLSDKLHLVVYDLATPEGQEKAKAYQVEAAPTLILREKGSEAINLRYRGIPAGYEFASLLEDLEMLGRDGHGLPENVVQELNSLPEEVRLQVFVTPTCPYCPQAVRTAHRMAYASPKVWGEMVEANEFPELSNRYHIHGVPDTIINEGKERVLGAQPLSQFLQAIRKAVGVQA